In Endozoicomonas sp. GU-1, one DNA window encodes the following:
- a CDS encoding DUF29 domain-containing protein translates to MQNSQNNLYDTDYYQWAEQQKELLRTGQFERLDIDHLLEELGEVMTNNRHAMLSKVLRLLTHLLKHHYQMTVLNPQRHEPQQFRSWTDSISDARDQMNLLLQLSPSLKREIPNMVGTVYPAAKNSAIRQMNKYLTKAQWLTEASFPDTCPWLQEQLLDEDWLP, encoded by the coding sequence ATGCAGAACAGCCAAAACAATCTCTACGACACCGACTACTACCAATGGGCCGAACAACAAAAAGAACTGCTGCGTACCGGCCAGTTTGAACGGCTGGATATTGACCATCTGTTAGAGGAACTGGGGGAAGTGATGACCAATAACCGCCACGCCATGCTATCGAAGGTGTTGCGCCTGCTGACCCACCTGCTCAAACACCATTACCAAATGACCGTCCTTAACCCACAACGCCATGAGCCACAACAGTTTCGCAGCTGGACAGATTCCATCAGCGATGCACGGGACCAGATGAACCTGCTGTTGCAATTAAGCCCATCGCTGAAACGGGAGATACCCAATATGGTGGGTACGGTTTATCCCGCTGCCAAAAACAGCGCTATCAGGCAGATGAACAAATACCTGACCAAAGCCCAGTGGCTTACCGAAGCCAGCTTTCCCGACACCTGCCCGTGGCTACAAGAACAACTGCTGGACGAGGACTGGTTGCCATGA
- a CDS encoding LPD38 domain-containing protein, with protein sequence MNVFNLDPIPQIIKPIWEVSENRDRFSDRPILPMRLQNLKPEAQYDPYTSDTLKELVQWIPEEAPDWMGSPKKLEHLIRSYFGSLGSYTLMAADAITRKATGAADKPTSTLQDNPLLGSFVRDKVTNRNRYTDELHEMTVDINENANSINRYQESGEGQRAKDQEQSAAAKLKHKAGLQKANR encoded by the coding sequence ATGAATGTCTTTAATCTTGATCCCATCCCGCAAATCATCAAGCCAATCTGGGAAGTGTCCGAAAACCGGGACCGCTTCAGTGACCGGCCCATTCTCCCCATGCGCTTGCAGAACCTGAAGCCAGAGGCACAGTACGATCCTTACACCAGCGACACCCTGAAAGAGCTGGTGCAGTGGATACCAGAAGAAGCACCGGACTGGATGGGTTCCCCCAAAAAGCTGGAGCATCTGATCAGGAGCTATTTCGGGTCGCTGGGCAGTTATACCCTGATGGCCGCCGATGCCATAACCCGAAAAGCAACGGGCGCTGCCGACAAACCAACTTCCACTCTGCAAGACAACCCATTACTGGGCAGCTTTGTGCGAGACAAGGTGACCAACCGCAACCGTTACACCGATGAATTGCACGAGATGACGGTAGATATTAACGAGAACGCCAACAGCATCAACCGCTACCAGGAATCCGGCGAAGGCCAGCGAGCCAAAGATCAGGAGCAGTCTGCCGCCGCAAAGCTGAAGCATAAGGCAGGACTCCAGAAGGCGAATCGGTAG
- a CDS encoding helix-turn-helix domain-containing protein: MSRIDGRKLSHTVRESIRMEAIQKWLDGASVKEISEIYSTDHTCVYDWINRYKEGGFEALKTRPLGGRPPKLSDLQRAELAEILLIKNPTDFGFYKAMWTRDIVADIIKSVFGITMHPAAVGKMLKRMGFSPQRPVRKAWQQCKKSP; the protein is encoded by the coding sequence ATGAGTAGAATTGATGGACGCAAGCTAAGCCACACAGTTCGCGAGTCTATTCGCATGGAGGCTATTCAAAAGTGGTTGGATGGTGCTTCTGTCAAAGAAATTTCAGAGATATACAGTACAGATCACACCTGCGTATATGACTGGATCAACCGTTATAAAGAAGGTGGGTTTGAGGCATTAAAGACCAGGCCATTGGGTGGCAGGCCTCCCAAACTTTCGGATCTGCAAAGGGCAGAGCTTGCTGAGATACTTCTGATCAAGAATCCTACCGACTTCGGATTCTACAAGGCAATGTGGACTCGTGACATTGTTGCTGACATCATCAAAAGTGTGTTTGGTATCACCATGCATCCGGCGGCTGTTGGCAAGATGCTTAAGAGAATGGGCTTTTCTCCTCAGCGCCCGGTACGCAAGGCATGGCAACAGTGTAAAAAAAGTCCATGA
- a CDS encoding IS630 family transposase, with protein sequence MCLVSPCIRRLLARCLREWAFLLSARYARHGNSVKKVHDWLTTRYPVLRTIAEENNALIYFADESSARSDYHGGTTWGKKGRTPVVEATGARFGINLISAVSGEGTMRYMTINGRFNADQFIRFLKQLVRTHDRPVLVVADGHSAHKAKKVLKYLQQEPRLLGIHILPAYSPELNPDEYVWSYLKSGHMGRLILRTEEAFLNAVKKGLRSLQKQPDKILGFFRAEGTAYACLQRFG encoded by the coding sequence GTGTGTTTGGTATCACCATGCATCCGGCGGCTGTTGGCAAGATGCTTAAGAGAATGGGCTTTTCTCCTCAGCGCCCGGTACGCAAGGCATGGCAACAGTGTAAAAAAAGTCCATGACTGGCTGACAACTCGTTACCCTGTGCTTCGTACAATTGCAGAAGAAAATAATGCGCTTATCTACTTTGCTGATGAAAGCAGCGCACGTTCTGACTACCACGGCGGCACAACTTGGGGAAAGAAAGGCCGAACACCTGTCGTAGAAGCAACAGGGGCGCGGTTCGGTATCAACCTGATTTCTGCTGTCAGTGGTGAAGGCACCATGCGCTACATGACCATCAATGGTCGGTTTAATGCTGATCAGTTTATTCGTTTCCTGAAACAGCTGGTGCGCACTCATGACCGGCCGGTACTGGTGGTTGCTGACGGGCACTCTGCCCATAAGGCGAAAAAGGTTCTCAAATATCTGCAACAGGAACCCCGTTTATTGGGCATCCATATCTTGCCCGCTTATTCACCAGAGCTGAATCCCGATGAATACGTCTGGAGTTATTTAAAATCAGGTCACATGGGAAGACTGATACTGCGAACCGAGGAAGCCTTTTTGAATGCAGTTAAAAAAGGACTCAGGTCACTCCAGAAACAACCGGATAAAATCCTGGGCTTTTTCAGGGCTGAAGGTACCGCCTATGCCTGTCTACAAAGATTTGGGTAG
- a CDS encoding DUF29 domain-containing protein: MNNLYHTDRYQWIEQQKQLFRNGQYDQLDIENLFWEIEGMGSELGALEHRLTTLIHHLLNYDYQQRVLNPVLHEPYNCWDWITTIRRTRLAINKLIKKNPHIQPQINEQLAEAYPDAKKLAIDDMNQYVQPHQRLTANSFPSACPWTYDQMVQEDWLP; the protein is encoded by the coding sequence ATGAACAATCTTTACCACACCGACCGCTACCAATGGATCGAACAGCAAAAACAACTGTTCCGCAACGGCCAGTACGACCAACTGGATATTGAAAACCTGTTCTGGGAAATCGAAGGCATGGGCAGTGAACTGGGCGCGCTGGAACACCGATTGACGACCTTGATCCATCATCTGCTCAATTATGATTACCAGCAACGGGTACTGAACCCGGTTTTGCATGAACCGTACAACTGCTGGGACTGGATCACTACTATTCGCCGCACAAGGCTGGCCATCAACAAATTGATCAAAAAAAACCCGCACATCCAGCCGCAAATCAACGAGCAACTGGCCGAGGCTTATCCGGACGCTAAAAAACTGGCGATTGACGATATGAACCAATACGTCCAGCCCCATCAGCGATTAACGGCAAACAGCTTTCCCTCTGCCTGTCCGTGGACTTACGACCAGATGGTGCAGGAAGACTGGCTACCCTAA
- a CDS encoding NINE protein, whose protein sequence is MNDTHSKVIGYVLWIFGFLGAHRFYYGKPVTGTIWLFTLGLFGIGWLIDLFLIPAMDREADFRFHSGQYDYSVTWILLAFLGVFGVHRMYLGKWISGILYLFTFGFVGLGVIYDFWTLNDQVSIKNSANSSASQN, encoded by the coding sequence ATGAACGACACCCATAGTAAAGTTATCGGTTATGTACTTTGGATTTTCGGTTTTCTTGGTGCCCACCGTTTTTATTATGGCAAACCGGTAACAGGGACTATCTGGTTGTTCACCCTTGGTCTCTTTGGCATTGGCTGGCTGATCGATCTTTTCCTTATCCCGGCCATGGATCGGGAAGCGGATTTTCGTTTCCATAGTGGCCAGTATGATTACTCTGTTACATGGATCTTGCTGGCATTCCTTGGTGTATTTGGCGTTCACCGTATGTACCTGGGGAAATGGATATCGGGAATTTTGTATCTGTTTACCTTTGGTTTTGTTGGCCTTGGTGTTATTTATGATTTTTGGACGTTAAATGACCAAGTCTCAATTAAAAACAGTGCGAATAGTTCTGCATCACAAAACTGA